Proteins from a single region of Chlorocebus sabaeus isolate Y175 chromosome 7, mChlSab1.0.hap1, whole genome shotgun sequence:
- the ARLN gene encoding sarcoplasmic/endoplasmic reticulum calcium ATPase regulator ARLN — protein MEVDAPGVDGRDGLRERRGLSEGAGQNLDVRPRSGANGLPKHSYWLDLWLFILFDVVVFLFVYFLP, from the coding sequence ATGGAGGTGGACGCACCGGGTGTTGATGGTCGAGATGGTCTCCGGGAGCGGCGAGGCTTGAGCGAGGGAGCGGGGCAGAACCTCGATGTGCGGCCTCGGTCTGGGGCAAACGGGCTTCCCAAACACTCCTACTGGTTGGACCTCTGGCTCTTCATCCTTTTCGATGTGGTGGTGTttctctttgtgtattttttgccATG